The genome window TCATAATCGTAAGCCTTGCTTTCCAGCTCCAGCAGGCCTGTGCCCTTGAGAGGGTTGGGTTCGAACCGGCTCACATCCGCTGGAGCCACGGGTCTGAGCCCCGCTCTTTTCAGGGCTCCCTTTAGTGCCAGGGCCCCGAGTTGGACGACGGGCGTCGACTTCAGGGTGCCGCCGAAAGCGCCTACCGCTGTCCTCACTCCAGAGACAATTACAACCTCTTTCATTTTCGCATTCCCTTTCTTGGCGGTAATTCGTTTCTAATTCTTTTGCTTAAATTCCAGGCGTTGTCCTCTGCTGAAGCCAGAATAGAGTTGGCGAGAGCAAAGGAGGACAAGGAGATTCGTTCGCCATGCAAGTAGCAAAAACTATTATATTTTTTTCATAAAGTCAACAAGGGTTTACCAGACGAATCCTCCGGAAGAAGAGTTGCCTGAAAGAAGCCAGGAGGTAGGTTACGGTATTTGGGAAAACTGTGCTATAGATATGGTCTGCAAGAGGGTTGATTGGCAGATGAGAGAGGCAGCAGCCATGGAAATCAAAGTGAGCAAGCGCCCCGCCGCTGCATTGAAGGTCCGGCCTGCCGATTCCGAGCTCGGCTTTGGCAGATACACCACCGACCACATGTTTCTCATGAACTACAGCGAGGGCAGGGGATGGTACGATGCCCGCATTGAGCCTTACAGCGATCTGAGGCTCGATCCCACGGCCATGGTTTTCCATTACAACCAGGAGGTGTTCGAAGGTCTGAAAGCATATCACCTTCCGGATGGTGGCATTGCCCTGTTTCGACCCCACAAGAATATTGAACGGCTGAACGCTTCTGCCAGAAGGATGGTCATGCCCGCAGTGGATGCCGAGCTCTTTCTCCGGGCCCTGAAGGAATTGATCCTTGTGGACCGGGCCTGGATTCCTCGAGCAAAAGGGACATCTCTATATATCAGACCAACTATGATAGCCACCGAGGCGGCCCTTGGAGTAAGGCCTGCCAGGGAGTACCTTTTCTTTATTGTGCTTTCTCCTGTAGGGGCGTATTATCGCGAGGGATTCAGGCCTACTAGAATTTACGTTTCCGACACCTACATTCGTGCTGCCCAGGGGGGCGTCGGGGAGACGAAGACTTCGGGCAATTACGGCCCCACCCTGTATGTGTGGCGCCAGGCCAGCCAGAAAGGCTATACCCAGGTTCTCTGGCTTGATGCCAAGGAACGCCGCTATGTGGAGGAGGTCGGCACCAGCAACATATTCTTTGTCATAAATGATGAGCTTGTCACCCCTCCCCTGAGCGGCACTATTCTGCCGGGCGTCACCAGAGACTCTGTGCTGCAGCTCGCTCGCCGCTGGGGGATCCAGGTAGCGGAGCGGCCAATCTCCATCCAGGAGGTGGTGGAGGGATGCAAGAGCGGCTCTTTGCGGGAGATGTTTGCCACTGGCACTGCTGCAGTTATTTCACCCGTGGGCCTGATCTGCTATCAGAGAGAGGATTTTCAGGTAGCAGACGGCCAGACAGGTGAGCTGTCGAAGAAGCTCTACAATGAAATCACCGGCATCCAGTATGGCCGCCGGCAGGATCTTTTCGGCTGGAGGCTTCGCCTGGCGTAAACAGCAGGGCGGTGCTGTTGCGCCCCAGGCGATCCTGAAGCAAGCAACAAGGTTTGTCTCAGGTCCGCTTTGCTTTGCTGGTCCTGGCCGTTAGAAAGAAAATGGACGCTGTAATACTGGACAATATCGAAGCAGAGATCAATGCGGAGAAACTGGCCAGAAAACTGCGAATAAAGAGGGGCAGTGCGATCTCCTGGGAGTCTTTCAAGAGCCTGGTGAATGAGGCAGTGCAGATCGCCAGGCCAAAGGCACTCTACAAGATGGCCTATGTGGATGCCGCCCGCGAAGAGGCTGTTGTCCTTGATGGGATCGAGCTCAGGAGCCTGGTACTGGCGGTCAATCTGGCCGAGGTTCAGAGGGTTTTCCCTTTTGTGGCAACCTGTGGCAGCGAGCTGGCCCGGTGGGCCATGTCCAAAGATGATGTTGTCGAGCGTTTCTGGGCGGAGGCCATCATGGACAGGGCCCTGTTTTCAGCCGTGCACTTTCTGGAGGAACATATCAAGCAGCGCTATCTTGTTGGCAAGACCGCCATGCTGAGCCCCGGCTCACTGGATGACTGGCCTGTCGAGGAGCAGAGTCCACTCTTCTCGCTTCTGGGGGACACAGAGGAGCACATTGGCGTTCGCCTCACCGATAGTTTGATGATGGACCCGGTACAATCCCTCTCCGGCATTCTCTTCCCAGTTGAAGTTGATTTTGCAGCCTGCCAGCTGTGCCCGAGAGAGAACTGCCCCAAAAGAAGAGCTCCTTATGACAGGGAACTCTATGACAAGCGGTTTCGCCTGCACAAGTCCTGAAAGCCTCCGCCGACATAACAGAGCAGGAATGAGTTGCTGCCAAGGATAAACCTGCTGGTACGGCTGCATGTAGTCCTGTTGCGGCCTGTTCTAGCAAGACCTTGTGGAGATAAACTCTGGACAGCCAATATGGTGCAGTCGAATTTTGAATCAGGAGCACGGCTGTGTTATAGTAGCAGCGGTTTTTCGGGGGGTGGATCGCAATGAGATCACGTGGACTCTAAATCCGCGCAGCCGGGTGCAACTCCCGGACCTCCCGCCAGCTGACTTCCCTGGAGACAGGGTATGGGCCTGCGCCGTCAAGACGGCTCCGTTCTTCCCTGTCTCAATTAATGTTCGACGAGGATGAAGTTGACCGTATCCTGGACAACAAGCCAGCGCTGCCGCCTGCGGGAACTGCAGGTAGATGAGACGGTGCAGGAGAAGAGGTTTCCTGATGCCGAAGAGAGGGACCGGCAGTATCAGAAATTGGAAAAGAGGCTGGTGGAGGCGGCCAAAAGGCGTCTGCGGAAGTATCGGGATCACTATCGCAGACCCGCATTGTGCCGACTGGAGAGTCGACTTGTCGAAATGCTCCTCGAGCAGGGCTTTGTCCAGGTTACAACGCCGACTATCATGGCGGGGGGACTTCTCAAACGCATGGGAATCGACGAACTACATCCTCTCTTCTCCAAAATCTACTGGCTCGGCGAAGGCAAGTGCTTGCGGCCGATGCTTGCTCCTCATCTATACTTCATTTTAAAGGATCTTCTCCGTTTATGGGAGCGCCCGGTCCGCTTGTTCGAAGTGGGCTCCTGCTTTCGCAAAGAATCCCAGGGCAGCCGCCACAGCAACGAGTTTACCATGGTAAACATCGTGGAAATGGGACTGCCTCTGGAGAACCGCAAGTCGAGGCTCGAGGAGTTGACCAGGGCTGTTATGACGGCAGCAGGTATCGAGGACTATCGACTGGAAAGGGCTGCTTCCGAAGTTTACGGGGAGACTATCGACATCGTTGACGGCCGCAACCGCCTCGAGTTGGGATCCTCCGCCATGGGACCTCACCCTCTTGATGCTGCCTGGCGGCTGCACGAAACATGGATTGGCGTGGGCTTTGGCCTGGAGCGTTTGCTCATGGCGGCTGGAGGTTGGAGCAGCCTGGGCAGGCTGGGCCGCAGTATATCCTATCTGGACGGGATCAGTCTGAGCCTGTAGTTTGAGGCTGCAGGGCGGCAGATGCTGCAGCCCGAAATGGGCAGCGGACCGGCTGGTGCTGATTCTGAGCTCCAGTGTAAGCTGGCTCGAGCAACCAGGGTTTCGCCATCCGGCGCATGCCGCCGAGCCTGGATGATCGCAGTGGCATCGCCTGGCGCAATCCGGTTCTGGACGTGGTTCTTCAAAGCAAGAAGGACTGCCATGAAACTAGCCGTGGTCGGCGGGGCCTTGCAGGGTGTGGAAGTCGCCTACCTGGCGCGAAAGGCCGGCTTTGAAGTCATCCTCATCGACCGCAAGTCCATGGTTCCAGCAAGGGGACTCTGCGACCATTTCCAACAAATTGACATCCTCGACGCTGGTGCCCTGGACCCTGTATTGCAGGAGGTGGATCTGGTGTTCCCCGCGCTGGAATCCCAGCTCGGCCTGGCAAAGCTGCATGGCTGGGCTGGCAGTCGCGGCATACCCATTGTTCACGATCCTGATGCCTATGCCATATCATCCTCGAAGATAGCCAGTGAGGCGTTTTTCTGCCGCTGCGGTTTTCCCGTGCCTGAATCCTGGCCTGATTGCCGGTTCCCTGTTATTGCTAAACCCAGTCGGGGAAGCGGCAGTGCGGGCATTCGCATTTTTGCCACTGAGCGCGACATGCAGGCCTGCATCAAAGACACCCCGGCCTCGGAAGGCTGGCTAGTCCAGGAATTTCTCGATGGGCCGAGTTATTCTGTTGAAGTTATGCGCACTCCGGGCTGTACTGTAGCTTTCCAGGTGACCGATCTGCAGATGGACGACCGGTATGACTGCAAACGCGTCCTGGCTCCCTCTGCTCTGCCCCCGGAGCGGATAGAAGAGCTGAAAACTCTGTCCATCAACATTGCCGATGCCCTGGATTTGCTTGGCCTGATAGATGTCGAAGTAATCCTTTCTGATGAAACGTTCAAGGTGCTCGAAATAGACGCCCGCTTTCCCAGTCAGACGCCCATCACGGTCTACTGGTCATGTGGGATAAACATGGTCCATGCCCTGGCAAGATGCACTATCGCAGGCGATTGTCCGGTGGCGGCCGTTCCCTCACAACCAGGCAAGGGGACTGTACTGGAACACATTGAGGTGAGTCCGGGTAAACTCAGCGTCACTGGTGAACGTGTGATGGCCCATGCGGGGCCACTTGATGTTCGCCGTGATTTTTTCGGGGCTGACGAAGCCTTGACCAACTATGCGCCCGGCAAGATGCGCTGGGTGGCCACGCTGATATGTACGGGTACAGATGCCGCCGATGCCTGGCAGCATCGCGATGAGGTGATTTCCGCTATTCGTCGACACCTTGGTCCTGTTGAATACTCTGATCCCTCACCGCAGAAAGTTCTCTAGGGAGTCCATGCGATGACTCGCTTGACTGCAACAAAGTGCCAGGAAGCGAAGGATTATCTGCAGCGAATTGATCAGGATTTGTATGAACGAGCCCACAGTGATTTGCGGCAGGTGGCCCTCAGAACTATTGGCATTCAAGAGGGCTCGTGCGGCCTTCCGCTTCAAAGATTGCGCC of Deltaproteobacteria bacterium contains these proteins:
- a CDS encoding pyrrolysine--tRNA(Pyl) ligase large subunit; protein product: MTVSWTTSQRCRLRELQVDETVQEKRFPDAEERDRQYQKLEKRLVEAAKRRLRKYRDHYRRPALCRLESRLVEMLLEQGFVQVTTPTIMAGGLLKRMGIDELHPLFSKIYWLGEGKCLRPMLAPHLYFILKDLLRLWERPVRLFEVGSCFRKESQGSRHSNEFTMVNIVEMGLPLENRKSRLEELTRAVMTAAGIEDYRLERAASEVYGETIDIVDGRNRLELGSSAMGPHPLDAAWRLHETWIGVGFGLERLLMAAGGWSSLGRLGRSISYLDGISLSL
- a CDS encoding branched-chain amino acid aminotransferase; translated protein: MEIKVSKRPAAALKVRPADSELGFGRYTTDHMFLMNYSEGRGWYDARIEPYSDLRLDPTAMVFHYNQEVFEGLKAYHLPDGGIALFRPHKNIERLNASARRMVMPAVDAELFLRALKELILVDRAWIPRAKGTSLYIRPTMIATEAALGVRPAREYLFFIVLSPVGAYYREGFRPTRIYVSDTYIRAAQGGVGETKTSGNYGPTLYVWRQASQKGYTQVLWLDAKERRYVEEVGTSNIFFVINDELVTPPLSGTILPGVTRDSVLQLARRWGIQVAERPISIQEVVEGCKSGSLREMFATGTAAVISPVGLICYQREDFQVADGQTGELSKKLYNEITGIQYGRRQDLFGWRLRLA
- the pylC gene encoding 3-methylornithine--L-lysine ligase PylC translates to MKLAVVGGALQGVEVAYLARKAGFEVILIDRKSMVPARGLCDHFQQIDILDAGALDPVLQEVDLVFPALESQLGLAKLHGWAGSRGIPIVHDPDAYAISSSKIASEAFFCRCGFPVPESWPDCRFPVIAKPSRGSGSAGIRIFATERDMQACIKDTPASEGWLVQEFLDGPSYSVEVMRTPGCTVAFQVTDLQMDDRYDCKRVLAPSALPPERIEELKTLSINIADALDLLGLIDVEVILSDETFKVLEIDARFPSQTPITVYWSCGINMVHALARCTIAGDCPVAAVPSQPGKGTVLEHIEVSPGKLSVTGERVMAHAGPLDVRRDFFGADEALTNYAPGKMRWVATLICTGTDAADAWQHRDEVISAIRRHLGPVEYSDPSPQKVL
- a CDS encoding vitamin B12 dependent methionine synthase, coding for MDAVILDNIEAEINAEKLARKLRIKRGSAISWESFKSLVNEAVQIARPKALYKMAYVDAAREEAVVLDGIELRSLVLAVNLAEVQRVFPFVATCGSELARWAMSKDDVVERFWAEAIMDRALFSAVHFLEEHIKQRYLVGKTAMLSPGSLDDWPVEEQSPLFSLLGDTEEHIGVRLTDSLMMDPVQSLSGILFPVEVDFAACQLCPRENCPKRRAPYDRELYDKRFRLHKS